Proteins from a single region of Ailuropoda melanoleuca isolate Jingjing chromosome 15, ASM200744v2, whole genome shotgun sequence:
- the LOC100481484 gene encoding 25-hydroxyvitamin D-1 alpha hydroxylase, mitochondrial isoform X4, with product MSALCKVPPLCPSHSNFLGMGSGGKKKEEGFAASGLYTSWEPVKKQDPSCNAQPTSLTSARTKLEVPCPGLQCPPCPFSQVQGAARFGPVWLASFGTVRTVYVADPTLVEQLLRQEGPRPERCSFSPWTEHRRRRQRACGLLTAEGEEWQRLRSLLAPLLLRPQAAARYAGTLDDVVHDLVRRLRHQRGRGAGPPTLVRDVAGEFYKFGLEGIAAVLLGSRLGCLEAEVPPDTETFISAVGSVFVSTLLTMAMPSWLHRLVPGPWGRLCRDWDQMFAFAQRHVERREAEVALRSKGKPEQDMGSGAHLTYFLFREELPAASILGNVTELLLAGVDTVSNTLSWALYELSRHPEVQTALHSEITAALGPGCNAHPSATTLSQLPLLKAVVKEVLRLYPVVPGNSRVPDKDIRVGDYIIPKNGPWPVPRAKFFSSISMAGGRSSPTPICISPLWLRQAQLHGETPGRA from the exons ATGTCTGCTTTGTGCAAAGTTCCTCCGCTTTGCCCATCACACTCAAACTTCCTAGGGATGGGaagtgggggaaagaaaaaggaggaagggttTGCAGCATCAGGGCTATATACTAGCTGGGAGCCTGTGAAGAAACAAGATCCCTCTTGCAATGCCCAGCCAACATCCTTGACGTCGGCACGGACCAAGCTGGAAGTCCCCTGCCCGGGTCTCCAGTGTCCACCGTGCCCGTTCTCCCAGGTGCAAGGCGCTGCGCGTTTCGGGCCCGTGTGGTTGGCCAGCTTCGGGACGGTGCGCACTGTGTACGTGGCGGACCCTACACTTGTCGAGCAGCTCTTGCGACAGGAAGGGCCGCGGCCTGAGCGCTGCAGCTTCTCACCCTGGACAGAGCACCGTCGCCGCCGCCAGCGGGCTTGCGGGCTGCTCACCGC GGAAGGCGAAGAATGGCAGAGGCTCCGCAGCCTCCTGGCCCCGCTGCTCCTCCGGCCTCAGGCGGCCGCCCGCTATGCCGGAACCCTGGACGACGTGGTCCATGACCTTGTGCGGCGACTGCGGCACCAACGGGGACGCGGTGCTGGGCCGCCCACCCTGGTTCGGGATGTGGCAGGAGAGTTTTACAAGTTTGGGCTAGAAG GCATAGCCGCGGTGCTCCTGGGTTCCCGCCTGGGCTGCCTGGAGGCCGAAGTGCCTCCAGACACAGAGACCTTCATCAGCGCGGTGGGATCGGTGTTTGTGTCCACGCTGTTGACCATGGCGATGCCCAGCTGGCTTCACCGCCTCGTGCCGGGACCCTGGGGCCGCCTCTGCCGAGACTGGGATCAGATGTTTGCATTTG CCCAGCGGCACGTGGAGAGGCGAGAGGCTGAGGTAGCCTTGAGGAGCAAGGGAAAGCCTGAGCAGGACATGGGATCTGGGGCACACCTGACCTACTTCCTGTTCCGGGAAGAGTTGCCTGCTGCGTCCATCCTGGGCAACGTGACGGAGCTGCTACTGGCTGGAGTGGACACA GTATCCAACACACTCTCCTGGGCTCTGTATGAACTCTCTCGGCACCCCGAAGTCCAGACAGCACTCCACTCTGAGATCACAGCTGCCCTGGGACCTGGCTGCAATGCCCACCCCTCAGCTACTACTCTATCCCAGCTGCCCCTGCTGAAAGCAGTGGTCAAGGAAGTGCTAAG ACTGTACCCTGTGGTACCTGGAAATTCCCGTGTCCCAGACAAAGACATTCGTGTGGGTGACTATATTATCCCCAAAAAC GGACCCTGGCCAGTTCCCAGAGCCAAATTCTTTTCGTCCATCTCGATGGCTGGGGGCAGGTCCAGCCCCACACCCATTTGCATCTCTCCCCTTTGGCTTCGGCAAGCGCAGCTGCATGGGGAGACGCCTGGCAGAGCTTGA
- the LOC100481484 gene encoding 25-hydroxyvitamin D-1 alpha hydroxylase, mitochondrial isoform X2 → MTQTLKLASRVLHRVHCAPTLGTSLGCRGSDSAPRSLADIPGPSTPVFLAELFCKGGLSRLHELQVQGAARFGPVWLASFGTVRTVYVADPTLVEQLLRQEGPRPERCSFSPWTEHRRRRQRACGLLTAEGEEWQRLRSLLAPLLLRPQAAARYAGTLDDVVHDLVRRLRHQRGRGAGPPTLVRDVAGEFYKFGLEGIAAVLLGSRLGCLEAEVPPDTETFISAVGSVFVSTLLTMAMPSWLHRLVPGPWGRLCRDWDQMFAFAQRHVERREAEVALRSKGKPEQDMGSGAHLTYFLFREELPAASILGNVTELLLAGVDTVSNTLSWALYELSRHPEVQTALHSEITAALGPGCNAHPSATTLSQLPLLKAVVKEVLRLYPVVPGNSRVPDKDIRVGDYIIPKNTLVTLCHYATSRDPGQFPEPNSFRPSRWLGAGPAPHPFASLPFGFGKRSCMGRRLAELELQLALAQILTHFEVKPEPGAAPIRPMTRTVLVPERSINLQFVDR, encoded by the exons ATGACCCAGACCCTCAAGCTCGCCTCCAGGGTGTTGCATCGCGTCCACTGTGCTCCCACGCTGGGCACCTCACTGGGCTGCAGAGGCTCCGACTCAGCGCCCCGGAGCTTGGCGGACATCCCAGGCCCCTCCACGCCCGTCTTCCTTGCTGAACTTTTCTGCAAGGGGGGTCTGTCGCGGCTACATGAGCTGCAG GTGCAAGGCGCTGCGCGTTTCGGGCCCGTGTGGTTGGCCAGCTTCGGGACGGTGCGCACTGTGTACGTGGCGGACCCTACACTTGTCGAGCAGCTCTTGCGACAGGAAGGGCCGCGGCCTGAGCGCTGCAGCTTCTCACCCTGGACAGAGCACCGTCGCCGCCGCCAGCGGGCTTGCGGGCTGCTCACCGC GGAAGGCGAAGAATGGCAGAGGCTCCGCAGCCTCCTGGCCCCGCTGCTCCTCCGGCCTCAGGCGGCCGCCCGCTATGCCGGAACCCTGGACGACGTGGTCCATGACCTTGTGCGGCGACTGCGGCACCAACGGGGACGCGGTGCTGGGCCGCCCACCCTGGTTCGGGATGTGGCAGGAGAGTTTTACAAGTTTGGGCTAGAAG GCATAGCCGCGGTGCTCCTGGGTTCCCGCCTGGGCTGCCTGGAGGCCGAAGTGCCTCCAGACACAGAGACCTTCATCAGCGCGGTGGGATCGGTGTTTGTGTCCACGCTGTTGACCATGGCGATGCCCAGCTGGCTTCACCGCCTCGTGCCGGGACCCTGGGGCCGCCTCTGCCGAGACTGGGATCAGATGTTTGCATTTG CCCAGCGGCACGTGGAGAGGCGAGAGGCTGAGGTAGCCTTGAGGAGCAAGGGAAAGCCTGAGCAGGACATGGGATCTGGGGCACACCTGACCTACTTCCTGTTCCGGGAAGAGTTGCCTGCTGCGTCCATCCTGGGCAACGTGACGGAGCTGCTACTGGCTGGAGTGGACACA GTATCCAACACACTCTCCTGGGCTCTGTATGAACTCTCTCGGCACCCCGAAGTCCAGACAGCACTCCACTCTGAGATCACAGCTGCCCTGGGACCTGGCTGCAATGCCCACCCCTCAGCTACTACTCTATCCCAGCTGCCCCTGCTGAAAGCAGTGGTCAAGGAAGTGCTAAG ACTGTACCCTGTGGTACCTGGAAATTCCCGTGTCCCAGACAAAGACATTCGTGTGGGTGACTATATTATCCCCAAAAAC ACACTGGTCACGCTTTGTCATTATGCCACCTCAAGGGACCCTGGCCAGTTCCCAGAGCCAAATTCTTTTCGTCCATCTCGATGGCTGGGGGCAGGTCCAGCCCCACACCCATTTGCATCTCTCCCCTTTGGCTTCGGCAAGCGCAGCTGCATGGGGAGACGCCTGGCAGAGCTTGAGCTGCagctggctttggctcag ATCTTGACCCACTTTGAGGTGAAGCCTGAGCCAGGTGCTGCCCCAATCCGACCCATGACCCGGACTGTCCTGGTACCCGAGAGGAGCATCAACCTACAGTTTGTGGACAGATAG
- the LOC100481484 gene encoding 25-hydroxyvitamin D-1 alpha hydroxylase, mitochondrial isoform X3: protein MSALCKVPPLCPSHSNFLGMGSGGKKKEEGFAASGLYTSWEPVKKQDPSCNAQPTSLTSARTKLEVPCPGLQCPPCPFSQVQGAARFGPVWLASFGTVRTVYVADPTLVEQLLRQEGPRPERCSFSPWTEHRRRRQRACGLLTAEGEEWQRLRSLLAPLLLRPQAAARYAGTLDDVVHDLVRRLRHQRGRGAGPPTLVRDVAGEFYKFGLEGIAAVLLGSRLGCLEAEVPPDTETFISAVGSVFVSTLLTMAMPSWLHRLVPGPWGRLCRDWDQMFAFAQRHVERREAEVALRSKGKPEQDMGSGAHLTYFLFREELPAASILGNVTELLLAGVDTVSNTLSWALYELSRHPEVQTALHSEITAALGPGCNAHPSATTLSQLPLLKAVVKEVLRLYPVVPGNSRVPDKDIRVGDYIIPKNTLVTLCHYATSRDPGQFPEPNSFRPSRWLGAGPAPHPFASLPFGFGKRSCMGRRLAELELQLALAQ from the exons ATGTCTGCTTTGTGCAAAGTTCCTCCGCTTTGCCCATCACACTCAAACTTCCTAGGGATGGGaagtgggggaaagaaaaaggaggaagggttTGCAGCATCAGGGCTATATACTAGCTGGGAGCCTGTGAAGAAACAAGATCCCTCTTGCAATGCCCAGCCAACATCCTTGACGTCGGCACGGACCAAGCTGGAAGTCCCCTGCCCGGGTCTCCAGTGTCCACCGTGCCCGTTCTCCCAGGTGCAAGGCGCTGCGCGTTTCGGGCCCGTGTGGTTGGCCAGCTTCGGGACGGTGCGCACTGTGTACGTGGCGGACCCTACACTTGTCGAGCAGCTCTTGCGACAGGAAGGGCCGCGGCCTGAGCGCTGCAGCTTCTCACCCTGGACAGAGCACCGTCGCCGCCGCCAGCGGGCTTGCGGGCTGCTCACCGC GGAAGGCGAAGAATGGCAGAGGCTCCGCAGCCTCCTGGCCCCGCTGCTCCTCCGGCCTCAGGCGGCCGCCCGCTATGCCGGAACCCTGGACGACGTGGTCCATGACCTTGTGCGGCGACTGCGGCACCAACGGGGACGCGGTGCTGGGCCGCCCACCCTGGTTCGGGATGTGGCAGGAGAGTTTTACAAGTTTGGGCTAGAAG GCATAGCCGCGGTGCTCCTGGGTTCCCGCCTGGGCTGCCTGGAGGCCGAAGTGCCTCCAGACACAGAGACCTTCATCAGCGCGGTGGGATCGGTGTTTGTGTCCACGCTGTTGACCATGGCGATGCCCAGCTGGCTTCACCGCCTCGTGCCGGGACCCTGGGGCCGCCTCTGCCGAGACTGGGATCAGATGTTTGCATTTG CCCAGCGGCACGTGGAGAGGCGAGAGGCTGAGGTAGCCTTGAGGAGCAAGGGAAAGCCTGAGCAGGACATGGGATCTGGGGCACACCTGACCTACTTCCTGTTCCGGGAAGAGTTGCCTGCTGCGTCCATCCTGGGCAACGTGACGGAGCTGCTACTGGCTGGAGTGGACACA GTATCCAACACACTCTCCTGGGCTCTGTATGAACTCTCTCGGCACCCCGAAGTCCAGACAGCACTCCACTCTGAGATCACAGCTGCCCTGGGACCTGGCTGCAATGCCCACCCCTCAGCTACTACTCTATCCCAGCTGCCCCTGCTGAAAGCAGTGGTCAAGGAAGTGCTAAG ACTGTACCCTGTGGTACCTGGAAATTCCCGTGTCCCAGACAAAGACATTCGTGTGGGTGACTATATTATCCCCAAAAAC ACACTGGTCACGCTTTGTCATTATGCCACCTCAAGGGACCCTGGCCAGTTCCCAGAGCCAAATTCTTTTCGTCCATCTCGATGGCTGGGGGCAGGTCCAGCCCCACACCCATTTGCATCTCTCCCCTTTGGCTTCGGCAAGCGCAGCTGCATGGGGAGACGCCTGGCAGAGCTTGAGCTGCagctggctttggctcag TGA
- the LOC100481484 gene encoding 25-hydroxyvitamin D-1 alpha hydroxylase, mitochondrial isoform X1, which translates to MSALCKVPPLCPSHSNFLGMGSGGKKKEEGFAASGLYTSWEPVKKQDPSCNAQPTSLTSARTKLEVPCPGLQCPPCPFSQVQGAARFGPVWLASFGTVRTVYVADPTLVEQLLRQEGPRPERCSFSPWTEHRRRRQRACGLLTAEGEEWQRLRSLLAPLLLRPQAAARYAGTLDDVVHDLVRRLRHQRGRGAGPPTLVRDVAGEFYKFGLEGIAAVLLGSRLGCLEAEVPPDTETFISAVGSVFVSTLLTMAMPSWLHRLVPGPWGRLCRDWDQMFAFAQRHVERREAEVALRSKGKPEQDMGSGAHLTYFLFREELPAASILGNVTELLLAGVDTVSNTLSWALYELSRHPEVQTALHSEITAALGPGCNAHPSATTLSQLPLLKAVVKEVLRLYPVVPGNSRVPDKDIRVGDYIIPKNTLVTLCHYATSRDPGQFPEPNSFRPSRWLGAGPAPHPFASLPFGFGKRSCMGRRLAELELQLALAQILTHFEVKPEPGAAPIRPMTRTVLVPERSINLQFVDR; encoded by the exons ATGTCTGCTTTGTGCAAAGTTCCTCCGCTTTGCCCATCACACTCAAACTTCCTAGGGATGGGaagtgggggaaagaaaaaggaggaagggttTGCAGCATCAGGGCTATATACTAGCTGGGAGCCTGTGAAGAAACAAGATCCCTCTTGCAATGCCCAGCCAACATCCTTGACGTCGGCACGGACCAAGCTGGAAGTCCCCTGCCCGGGTCTCCAGTGTCCACCGTGCCCGTTCTCCCAGGTGCAAGGCGCTGCGCGTTTCGGGCCCGTGTGGTTGGCCAGCTTCGGGACGGTGCGCACTGTGTACGTGGCGGACCCTACACTTGTCGAGCAGCTCTTGCGACAGGAAGGGCCGCGGCCTGAGCGCTGCAGCTTCTCACCCTGGACAGAGCACCGTCGCCGCCGCCAGCGGGCTTGCGGGCTGCTCACCGC GGAAGGCGAAGAATGGCAGAGGCTCCGCAGCCTCCTGGCCCCGCTGCTCCTCCGGCCTCAGGCGGCCGCCCGCTATGCCGGAACCCTGGACGACGTGGTCCATGACCTTGTGCGGCGACTGCGGCACCAACGGGGACGCGGTGCTGGGCCGCCCACCCTGGTTCGGGATGTGGCAGGAGAGTTTTACAAGTTTGGGCTAGAAG GCATAGCCGCGGTGCTCCTGGGTTCCCGCCTGGGCTGCCTGGAGGCCGAAGTGCCTCCAGACACAGAGACCTTCATCAGCGCGGTGGGATCGGTGTTTGTGTCCACGCTGTTGACCATGGCGATGCCCAGCTGGCTTCACCGCCTCGTGCCGGGACCCTGGGGCCGCCTCTGCCGAGACTGGGATCAGATGTTTGCATTTG CCCAGCGGCACGTGGAGAGGCGAGAGGCTGAGGTAGCCTTGAGGAGCAAGGGAAAGCCTGAGCAGGACATGGGATCTGGGGCACACCTGACCTACTTCCTGTTCCGGGAAGAGTTGCCTGCTGCGTCCATCCTGGGCAACGTGACGGAGCTGCTACTGGCTGGAGTGGACACA GTATCCAACACACTCTCCTGGGCTCTGTATGAACTCTCTCGGCACCCCGAAGTCCAGACAGCACTCCACTCTGAGATCACAGCTGCCCTGGGACCTGGCTGCAATGCCCACCCCTCAGCTACTACTCTATCCCAGCTGCCCCTGCTGAAAGCAGTGGTCAAGGAAGTGCTAAG ACTGTACCCTGTGGTACCTGGAAATTCCCGTGTCCCAGACAAAGACATTCGTGTGGGTGACTATATTATCCCCAAAAAC ACACTGGTCACGCTTTGTCATTATGCCACCTCAAGGGACCCTGGCCAGTTCCCAGAGCCAAATTCTTTTCGTCCATCTCGATGGCTGGGGGCAGGTCCAGCCCCACACCCATTTGCATCTCTCCCCTTTGGCTTCGGCAAGCGCAGCTGCATGGGGAGACGCCTGGCAGAGCTTGAGCTGCagctggctttggctcag ATCTTGACCCACTTTGAGGTGAAGCCTGAGCCAGGTGCTGCCCCAATCCGACCCATGACCCGGACTGTCCTGGTACCCGAGAGGAGCATCAACCTACAGTTTGTGGACAGATAG